The Hyalangium gracile genome contains a region encoding:
- a CDS encoding plasmid stabilization protein: protein MPRGDKSKYTDKQKRRAEHIAESYTSRGKSEKEAKRRAWATVNAESHGGEKPGGSGYGQPETHQSSRRGGQRSQASRTHAQRSRAAKKAAATRQRKSLKRSVAAKRTAAKRKTSRR from the coding sequence ATGCCTCGTGGAGACAAGAGCAAGTACACGGATAAACAGAAGCGCCGCGCCGAGCACATCGCCGAGAGCTACACCTCTCGTGGAAAGAGCGAGAAGGAGGCGAAGCGGCGCGCGTGGGCCACGGTGAACGCCGAGTCCCATGGCGGAGAGAAGCCTGGCGGCTCGGGGTACGGGCAGCCCGAGACCCACCAGTCGTCCCGTCGCGGCGGCCAGCGCAGTCAGGCCTCTCGCACGCACGCGCAGCGCTCCCGCGCGGCGAAGAAGGCGGCAGCCACCCGCCAGCGCAAGTCGCTCAAGCGCAGCGTGGCGGCCAAGCGGACCGCAGCGAAGCGCAAGACGAGCCGGCGCTAA
- a CDS encoding S41 family peptidase, which yields MMGTQLVRAGTRGDRASRVASLLVGIVLLAATACSEEAAPGPAPVPTPDGPAEDWCERVAAGPVGATPGPVAMSEAHALMRFFGVGSSYAEVDQALALALIGDTVDWDAAAVSYAEQLQPVCALDAVPRPLPVARVEQVGGVAVIHPGTGELVLPDSVQAVAIDLRGLPADPLLEQALARAIAVASTQPVPRVATRVRAHQGMTDERAVRAGVYSNDLVKRVSPPFEPAGKRELPVALLTGSTLAPVAARFAVDLRLAQRAWIFGESLPTAVAEYRWAPVGTRGLAIRTEVLVDDRGTLPDVIAADRPLGDSLEALLGELANLGTAPAVARDAKVTRPALTGRSGSDSPTPPMEASPGVARADLLIAHSALRRFFPYFHVVGDGIDERLRQSLAEVDAGPMDWRRLGHVLQRFGEVLHDGHVSVGLRESIYAGYFLVVPESVGGEVVVRRSAVPQVKPGDTLVSINGRPVAEWLAEEVPRTSGSHPGAQLSRALQRLTWLDGPTQFGVRALDGSTSSVLVSPSSLASRTEFGSAPSARRAGRLTDLGVPGIAYINLADSVLSDLEVFRQSVQEAVGARGLILDMRGYPGVDPYHALRHLIPQAFKSPFFRVPHWSGPDHLEMTEDQYSLTPDSRLLFEQPIVLLTGPGAVSAAENLSMMLVGAKRVRVVGRRSVGTNGNITRLWLPGGVTFVFTGMEVLFPDRSPLHGVGIVPDVEVQPTAEDFAAGRDPELLKAIELLVTEG from the coding sequence ATGATGGGTACTCAACTGGTGAGGGCGGGGACGCGTGGGGACCGCGCGTCACGGGTGGCTTCACTCCTGGTAGGGATTGTCCTCCTGGCCGCGACGGCCTGCTCTGAGGAGGCTGCTCCGGGGCCGGCTCCGGTGCCCACGCCGGACGGCCCGGCGGAGGACTGGTGCGAGCGCGTGGCCGCGGGGCCCGTGGGGGCGACTCCCGGTCCTGTCGCGATGTCCGAGGCCCATGCGCTGATGCGCTTCTTCGGAGTGGGGTCCAGCTACGCCGAGGTGGATCAGGCGCTGGCCCTCGCGCTGATAGGCGACACCGTCGACTGGGACGCGGCGGCGGTCTCGTATGCCGAGCAATTGCAGCCGGTCTGTGCCCTCGACGCTGTGCCGCGGCCGCTGCCCGTCGCACGGGTGGAGCAGGTCGGCGGCGTCGCGGTCATCCACCCCGGTACGGGGGAGCTCGTCCTGCCGGACTCCGTCCAGGCCGTGGCCATCGATCTCCGAGGACTCCCGGCGGATCCGCTGCTGGAGCAGGCCCTGGCCCGGGCCATCGCCGTGGCGAGCACCCAGCCCGTCCCTCGCGTTGCCACCCGAGTCCGGGCGCACCAGGGCATGACGGACGAGCGCGCGGTCCGGGCCGGCGTTTACTCCAATGATCTCGTGAAGCGGGTCTCTCCGCCCTTCGAGCCCGCGGGGAAGAGGGAGCTGCCCGTGGCGCTGCTCACCGGCTCCACCCTGGCGCCCGTCGCCGCCCGGTTCGCCGTGGATCTCCGACTGGCGCAGCGGGCCTGGATCTTCGGCGAGTCCCTCCCCACGGCGGTGGCGGAGTACCGCTGGGCTCCGGTGGGGACGAGGGGGCTCGCCATCCGGACCGAGGTGCTCGTGGACGATCGGGGCACGCTGCCAGATGTCATCGCCGCGGATCGCCCGCTCGGAGACAGCCTGGAGGCGCTCCTCGGCGAGCTGGCGAACCTGGGCACTGCCCCGGCCGTGGCACGCGACGCCAAGGTCACCCGCCCCGCCCTGACTGGGAGGAGTGGCTCCGACTCACCCACGCCTCCCATGGAGGCCTCGCCCGGTGTCGCGCGTGCCGACCTCCTCATCGCCCATAGCGCCCTGCGGCGGTTCTTCCCCTACTTCCACGTCGTGGGAGACGGCATCGACGAGCGGCTGCGCCAGAGCCTCGCCGAGGTGGATGCCGGGCCGATGGACTGGAGGCGGCTCGGCCACGTGCTCCAGCGCTTTGGCGAGGTCCTCCACGATGGACACGTCTCCGTGGGCCTCCGGGAGAGCATCTACGCTGGCTACTTCCTCGTCGTCCCAGAGAGTGTCGGGGGAGAGGTGGTGGTCCGGCGCTCCGCGGTCCCGCAGGTGAAGCCGGGCGACACCCTGGTGAGCATCAACGGGCGCCCGGTGGCCGAGTGGCTTGCGGAAGAAGTCCCCCGGACGTCCGGTTCCCACCCGGGTGCCCAGCTCTCCCGGGCCCTGCAGCGGCTGACCTGGCTCGATGGGCCCACGCAGTTTGGAGTCCGTGCGCTCGATGGCTCCACCTCCTCCGTGCTGGTGTCGCCCTCCTCGCTGGCGTCCCGAACGGAGTTCGGCTCAGCTCCCTCGGCTCGACGGGCGGGGAGGCTCACCGACCTGGGCGTGCCAGGGATCGCCTACATCAACCTGGCGGACTCGGTGCTCTCGGATCTGGAGGTGTTCCGTCAGAGCGTCCAGGAGGCCGTTGGCGCCAGGGGGCTGATCCTGGACATGCGCGGCTACCCGGGCGTCGATCCCTACCATGCCCTGCGGCACCTCATCCCACAGGCCTTCAAGAGTCCCTTCTTCCGCGTCCCGCACTGGAGTGGGCCGGACCATCTGGAGATGACGGAGGACCAGTACTCGCTGACTCCCGACTCGAGGCTCTTGTTCGAACAGCCCATCGTGTTGCTCACGGGGCCGGGAGCCGTGTCCGCGGCGGAGAACCTCTCGATGATGCTCGTGGGCGCCAAGAGGGTGCGCGTGGTCGGCCGCCGCAGCGTGGGGACCAACGGCAACATCACCCGGCTGTGGCTGCCGGGAGGCGTCACGTTCGTCTTCACGGGGATGGAGGTGCTGTTCCCGGATCGCTCCCCACTGCATGGCGTGGGGATCGTCCCCGACGTGGAGGTGCAGCCCACCGCCGAGGACTTCGCCGCGGGGCGCGATCCGGAGCTCCTGAAGGCCATCGAGCTGCTGGTCACGGAGGGGTAG
- a CDS encoding LysR family transcriptional regulator has product MNVTLEQARALDALARQGTFAAAAKALHKGHTAVLYALRTLEEQTELVLLDRRGYRTRLTPAGERVLEHCRKLLEAERELEAACAEIRAGWEPTLRIIFDGIFPAEPLLRVVKQLRAEGAGTRFHVSAEFLAGVEAAFTRDEADLMVSVLPPTLPDLRSYRLADLKAVLVAHRSHPLATQRGPLKDEELARHLLLTVRGSDPRLQLSTGALEGRSTVHLNDFAAKKAAILEGLGYGWLPEHLMKRELRRGELKALKLASGATHLFHPSLHHRAGVRLGRAASRVVQALTGVELPTPP; this is encoded by the coding sequence ATGAACGTCACGCTGGAGCAGGCCCGGGCCCTCGACGCGCTCGCCCGACAGGGCACGTTCGCGGCCGCGGCGAAGGCGCTGCACAAGGGGCACACCGCGGTGCTCTACGCGCTGCGCACGCTGGAGGAGCAGACCGAGCTGGTGCTGCTGGACCGGCGCGGCTACCGGACCCGACTGACGCCAGCGGGCGAGCGGGTGCTCGAGCACTGCCGCAAGCTGCTGGAGGCCGAGCGGGAGCTGGAGGCCGCGTGCGCGGAGATCCGCGCGGGCTGGGAGCCCACCTTGCGCATCATCTTCGACGGCATCTTCCCCGCCGAGCCGCTGCTGCGCGTGGTGAAGCAGCTCCGAGCCGAAGGCGCTGGCACCCGCTTCCACGTCTCGGCGGAGTTCCTGGCCGGTGTCGAGGCGGCGTTCACGCGGGACGAGGCGGACCTGATGGTCTCGGTCCTCCCCCCCACCCTGCCGGACCTGCGCTCCTACCGGCTGGCGGACCTGAAGGCGGTCCTGGTGGCCCACCGCTCCCACCCGCTGGCGACACAGCGCGGTCCGCTGAAGGACGAGGAGCTGGCCCGACACCTGCTGCTCACGGTGCGCGGCTCGGATCCCCGCCTGCAGCTCAGCACGGGAGCGCTGGAGGGACGCTCCACGGTGCACCTCAACGACTTCGCCGCCAAGAAGGCGGCCATCCTCGAGGGGCTGGGCTACGGGTGGCTGCCGGAGCACCTGATGAAGCGCGAGCTGCGCCGGGGTGAGCTCAAGGCGCTGAAGCTCGCATCCGGCGCCACCCACCTCTTCCACCCATCCCTGCACCACCGGGCGGGTGTGCGCCTGGGCCGGGCGGCCAGCCGCGTCGTGCAGGCGCTCACGGGCGTGGAGCTTCCTACCCCTCCGTGA
- a CDS encoding homogentisate 1,2-dioxygenase, with the protein MDIPYVRGRVAAQAHVGLPEGTVEEEYARNGFFGRYAHLYRRNPPVGWTRIEGPLRPRAYDLRRLPGDTGGDWVAARRALLANDDVRLSYATLSSPMPYLFRNADADEVLFIHAGAGRLETDFGPLSYEPGDYVVLPRGTAHRLAPTSPTQVLVVEAFSEVGFPEKGMLGQHALFDPAVIRVPSPEEGSSLDANAEGEWELQVLREGEVTQIFYPYCPLDVVGWKGTLAPLQLNVRDIRPVVSERYHLPPSAHTTFVMRNAVICTFLPRPLENGDPRAMKVPFFHSNIDFDEVLFYHSGQFFSREGIAPGMLTFHPQGIHHGPQAGAEARAANATRTEEVAVMLDTRRPLRAQSAIGPAELTDYWKSWQPKR; encoded by the coding sequence ATGGACATCCCGTACGTTCGTGGCCGGGTGGCGGCTCAGGCGCATGTAGGGCTCCCGGAAGGGACGGTGGAGGAGGAGTACGCGCGCAACGGCTTCTTCGGCCGCTACGCCCACCTCTATCGCCGCAACCCGCCCGTGGGCTGGACGCGCATCGAAGGCCCGCTGCGTCCCCGCGCCTATGACTTGCGGCGCCTGCCCGGCGACACGGGCGGAGACTGGGTCGCCGCGCGCCGGGCCCTGCTGGCCAACGACGATGTGCGCCTGTCCTACGCCACCCTCTCCTCGCCCATGCCCTACCTCTTCCGCAACGCGGACGCGGACGAGGTGCTCTTCATCCACGCCGGCGCGGGGAGGCTGGAGACGGACTTCGGCCCGCTCTCCTATGAGCCGGGGGACTACGTGGTGCTGCCGCGCGGCACGGCCCACCGCCTGGCGCCCACGTCCCCCACCCAGGTCCTGGTGGTGGAGGCCTTCAGCGAGGTGGGCTTCCCGGAGAAGGGGATGCTCGGCCAGCACGCGCTGTTCGATCCCGCGGTGATTCGCGTCCCCTCGCCAGAGGAGGGCTCCTCGCTCGATGCGAACGCCGAGGGCGAGTGGGAGCTGCAGGTGCTGCGCGAGGGCGAGGTGACCCAGATCTTCTACCCGTACTGCCCGCTGGACGTGGTGGGCTGGAAGGGAACGCTGGCGCCGCTGCAGCTCAACGTGCGCGACATCCGCCCGGTGGTGTCCGAGCGCTACCACCTGCCGCCCTCGGCCCACACCACCTTCGTCATGCGCAACGCGGTGATCTGCACCTTCCTCCCGCGCCCGCTGGAGAACGGGGACCCGCGCGCGATGAAGGTGCCCTTCTTCCACTCCAACATCGACTTCGACGAGGTGCTCTTCTACCACAGCGGCCAGTTCTTCAGCCGCGAGGGCATCGCGCCCGGGATGCTCACCTTCCACCCTCAGGGCATCCACCACGGCCCCCAGGCGGGGGCAGAAGCGCGCGCCGCGAACGCCACCCGCACCGAGGAGGTGGCGGTGATGCTCGACACGCGACGCCCGCTCCGCGCGCAGTCGGCCATCGGCCCCGCGGAGCTCACGGACTACTGGAAGAGCTGGCAGCCGAAGCGCTGA
- the hppD gene encoding 4-hydroxyphenylpyruvate dioxygenase has product MSLNPVGLQGIDFIEFVSPEPERLDRLFQAFGFSRTLHHPARRIDLYEQGEIRLLLNRGSASFASGFASLHGPSICAMGWRVHDGRKALEAAVARGARSRGEGDLFFRDGKPVPAVYGIGDSLIYLVDGATDANKWERLGFVAHPEPVRVPSKGFTHLDHLTNNVEKGTMGRWASFYKDLFGFTEVRYFDIRGVKTGLTSYALRSPCGTFCIPINEADEKKSQINEYLEEYKGPGVQHLAFLTNDILGSLRALEGTGIEMLDMDDDYYREVFQRVPQVTEDREEIRRRQVLVDGDEEGYLLQIFTKNIIGPIFIEIIQRKNHLSFGEGNFSALFRSIERDQARRGVFDDTRR; this is encoded by the coding sequence ATGAGCCTCAACCCTGTTGGCCTGCAAGGCATCGACTTCATCGAGTTCGTTTCGCCCGAGCCGGAGCGGCTCGATCGCCTCTTCCAGGCGTTCGGCTTCTCGCGAACCCTGCATCACCCGGCCCGCCGCATCGATCTGTACGAGCAGGGAGAGATCCGGCTGCTGCTCAACCGGGGGAGTGCCTCGTTCGCCTCGGGCTTCGCCTCCCTGCATGGCCCCTCCATCTGCGCCATGGGCTGGCGCGTGCATGACGGCCGCAAGGCGCTGGAGGCGGCGGTGGCGCGTGGGGCCCGCTCGCGGGGCGAGGGAGACCTGTTCTTCCGCGATGGCAAGCCGGTGCCGGCGGTCTACGGAATCGGCGACAGCCTCATCTATCTGGTGGACGGCGCCACGGATGCGAACAAGTGGGAGCGGCTCGGCTTCGTGGCCCACCCGGAGCCCGTGCGCGTGCCCTCCAAGGGCTTCACGCACCTGGACCACCTGACCAACAACGTGGAGAAGGGGACGATGGGGCGGTGGGCCTCCTTCTACAAGGACCTCTTCGGCTTCACCGAGGTCCGTTACTTCGACATCCGCGGCGTCAAGACGGGGCTCACCTCGTACGCGCTGCGCTCGCCCTGCGGCACCTTCTGCATCCCCATCAACGAGGCGGACGAGAAGAAGAGCCAGATCAACGAGTACCTCGAGGAGTACAAGGGGCCGGGCGTCCAGCACCTGGCGTTCCTCACCAACGACATCCTCGGCTCGCTGCGCGCCCTGGAGGGCACCGGCATCGAGATGCTCGACATGGATGACGACTACTACCGCGAGGTCTTCCAGCGCGTGCCGCAGGTGACCGAGGACCGCGAGGAGATCCGCCGCCGCCAGGTGCTCGTGGATGGCGACGAGGAAGGGTACCTGCTGCAGATCTTCACCAAGAACATCATCGGGCCCATCTTCATCGAGATCATCCAGCGCAAGAACCACCTCTCCTTCGGGGAGGGGAACTTCTCCGCGCTCTTCCGCTCCATCGAGCGGGACCAGGCCCGGCGGGGAGTGTTCGACGACACGCGGCGCTGA